In Pomacea canaliculata isolate SZHN2017 linkage group LG12, ASM307304v1, whole genome shotgun sequence, a single genomic region encodes these proteins:
- the LOC112577429 gene encoding uncharacterized protein LOC112577429, translating into MRYKAEMDRRIRNCLIRMKGRIKQYGPGVCLGITSEVAVLESFPNSEWGDRRDWCLAVFMFPSEKQATLWYISEPELKQHDFLPPSDSVALFCMPLRYLPQPGNLTFNWEEMHNVRSNSFLQKEYIDKVASLYDAKGVNHGVIFVQDPGSQNQMKRFKDAWIPYSAHAYCAVHLFESPSAFYDVYHSDKGSHLRARRAEVCDTLSLLFTVNPNITG; encoded by the exons ATGAGGTACAAGGCAGAGATGGACCGCCGCATCCGCAACTGCCTCATCCGCATGAAGGGCCGAATCAAGCAGTACGGGCCTGGCGTGTGTCTGGGAATCACCAGTGAG GTGGCGGTGCTGGAATCTTTCCCTAACTCGGAGTGGGGCGATCGCCGTGACTGGTGTCTGGCTGTCTTCATGTTCCCCAGCGAGAAACAAGCTACTCTTTGGTACATCAGTGAGCCTGAACTCAAGCAACATgattttctccctccctccgaCAGCGTGGCGCTCTTCTGCATGCCTCTCCGCTACTTGCCACAGCCAG GCAACCTGACCTTTAACTGGGAAGAGATGCACAATGTGCGGAGCAACTCCTTTCTCCAGAAGGAGTACATCGACAAGGTTGCGAGCCTGTACGACGCGAAGGGCGTCAACCACGGCGTGATCTTCGTGCAAGATCCTGGCTCCCAGAATCAGATGAAGCGTTTCAAGGATGCCTGGATCCCCTACAGTGCACACGCATACTGCGCAGTCCACCTCTTTGAAAGTCCATCAGCCTTCTATGACGTGTACCACAGTG acaAAGGCAGCCATCTGCGAGCGAGACGAGCAGAGGTGTGCGACACACTCTCCCTTCTCTTCACAGTCAACCCCAACATCACCGGCTGA
- the LOC112577344 gene encoding uncharacterized protein LOC112577344, whose protein sequence is MTTLMPLVSVTGLLLLLLTAAPTSCNRLTPGSHLPPFSRGNVNGEGASAPGDVIDNVVDVKAEGFVEKDTKADELTESALKDDVLQTLETTGLNADDHDGLPPLQSVERDSKVTSPRAARLRRNVSRLRPFLATFTWTHFTNDGLIAIHHYSKRGNYQTARRDYRSLCPFCSGNMGSFGQYLISVEEDPLGNGLIEIYNSGNNYWNYFHYYPNY, encoded by the exons ATGACGACACTGATGCCGCTTGTGTCTGTCACCGGCCTGCTGCTCCTCCTGCTGACCGCAGCTCCCACCTCCTGCAATAGGTTGACACCGGGCAGCcatcttcctcccttctctcgTGGCAACGTCAACGGTGAAGGAGCAAGTGCTcctggtgacgtcatcgacaacgtaGTCGATGTGAAGGCTGAAGGCTTCGTCGAGAAAGACACGAAAGCAGATGAACTCACAGAAAGCGCACTGAAAGACGATGTTTTACAGACCTTGGAGACGACAGGACTAAATGCag ACGACCATGATGGCCTCCCACCGTTGCAAAGCGTTGAGCGAGACTCCAAAGTGACGTCACCGAGAGCCGCACGACTTCGCCGGAACGTAAGTCGACTTCGTCCTTTCCTCGCGACATTCACGTGGACTCACTTCACCAATGATGGCCTGATTGCTATACATCACTACTCCAAACGTGGAAACTACCAGACTGCCCGTCGCGACTACAGGTCCCTTTGTCCCTTTTGCTCTGGAAACATGGGATCGTTTGGACAATATCTTATTTCAGTCGAAGAAGATCCATTGGGTAATGGATTAATAGAAATCTACAATTCTGGAAACAACTATTGGaattatttccattattatCCAAATTACTAA
- the LOC112577343 gene encoding uncharacterized protein LOC112577343: MTTLMPLLSVTGLVLLLLTAVPTSCNGLTPGSHLAPFSLGDVKDEDTSAPGVVIDNSVDVKAEGFVEKDKIADELTESALKDDVLQTLETTGLNADSHDGLPPLQSVERGSKVTSSRAARLRRNVSRLRPFLATFTRTHITNNGLFSTQHYSKRGNYQTALRDYRSLCPFCSGNIGSFGQYLISVEPDILGNGLIQIYRSENNYVESFHYYPNY; this comes from the exons ATGACGACACTGATGCCGCTTCTGTCTGTCACCGGCCTGGTGCTCCTCCTGCTGACCGCAGTTCCCACCTCCTGCAATGGGTTGACACCGGGCAGCCATCTTGCTCCCTTCTCTCTTGGCGACGTCAAAGATGAAGATACCAGCGCTCCTGGTGTCGTCATCGACAACTCAGTCGATGTGAAGGCTGAAGGTTTCGTCGAGAAAGACAAGATAGCAGATGAACTCACAGAAAGCGCACTGAAAGACGATGTTTTACAGACCTTGGAGACGACAGGACTAAATGCag ACAGCCATGATGGCCTCCCACCGTTGCAAAGCGTTGAGCGAGGCTCCAAAGTGACGTCATCGAGAGCCGCACGACTTCGCCGGAACGTAAGTCGACTTCGTCCTTTCCTCGCGACATTCACGCGGACTCACATCACCAATAATGGCCTGTTTTCTACACAGCACTACTCCAAACGTGGAAACTACCAGACTGCCCTTCGCGACTACAGGTCCCTTTGTCCTTTTTGCTCTGGAAATATCGGATCGTTTGGACAATATCTTATTTCAGTCGAACCAGATATATTGGGTAATGGATTAATACAAATCTATCGTTCTGAAAACAACTATGTTGAGTCTTTCCATTATTATCCAAATTACTAA